CTCGACGTCGCTGTACTCGCTGGTGGTGTCGGTGACCGGAGCGCCCCGGATCTAACCGCCCTGCGCCTTGACCAGGACTTCCCCCGCCGCTGTCCGGGAGTACAGCACCGAACGGCCCGCCCGGCGCCTCTGCACCAGCCGGGCGTCCAGCAGCACTCTCAGATGGCGGCCGACCGAGCCGAGCCCCTGCCCGGTCACGGCGACCAACTGGCTGGTGCTCATGGGGGATTCGAGCAGGACGAGCACGGCGGCGCGGGCCGGGCCGAGCAGGGCGCCCAGGCTCTCGGGCACGGCGTCCGGCTCCGGCTGGGCGAGGACGCCCGAGCAGGGGTAGACGACGGCGTACCGGTGGCCCTCGTCCCACGACACCCAGCCGTGCCGCTGCGCTGTGACCGGCACGAAGAGCAGCTGGGCACCGGATATCTCCCGGGGTGGGTACTCGTGCAGATTGATCTGCAGCCGGTTGTCGCCGAGCCAGCGGGTCCCCGGGCGCAGGGCGTCCAGCGCGGCGGCCCAGCCGCCCTGGCTGAGCTGCGCGGTGCGGGCCACGATGTCCGCCTCCAGGACGCGCCGACGCCGGGCCCAGTAGGGGCGTACGGCGTCCGTCCAGACGTACTCCAGGAGGTCGGCGGCCCGCTGCGGGAGGTCGTCGCGGTCGAGGAGGGCGGGGAGGGGGCCGCGCAGGGAGAGGACGAGGTGGGCGCGCGCCTCGACCGGGGACGCCTCCCGGACGCGCGCGACCTCCGTCCCGAAATCCTCGTCCTCGCCCGTCGGGGTCGGGGTGAGGAAGTCCGCGATCCACTCCTTCCCCAGCCCGGAGCGGATGAGCAGCGCCGTGACCGGGTCGGCCGCCAGCCGCTCCCGGTACGCGGGGAGGTGGGCGTCCAGCCAGGCCTGTTCACCGGGGTGCCCGGCCGCACCGGCGTGCAGCACTTTCAAAGCCGCGAAGGTCTCGGTGAGCGGCGAGAGCACGAAGCGGCTGCCCGCGAGGGTGTCGGCGTTCACCTGCCACCAGCCCATCGTCCGACCGCCCCCTTGGTTTCGCGTCCGCGCGAAACAATAACGGCCGCCGCGTACGCCGCCCGAGACTCCCCGCATGCGCAGCTACTCCGACCTCTTCCGCACCCGGGAGTTCACCCCGTTCTTCCTGGCCTCCGCACTCCAGGGCGCCGCCCAGACGGTGGGCGGCCTGGCCCTGGGCACGCTCGTCTACGAGAAGACCGGCTCACCGCTGCTGTCCGCGCTGAGCATGTTCGGCCCGTCCCTCGCCCAGGTCCTCGGCGCGACCACCCTCCTCTCGGCGGCCGACCGGCTCCCGCCGCGCGCGACGATGACCGGCATCTCGCTCGCCTTCGCCGTCTGTACGGCGGTCATGGCGCTGCCCGGCCTGCCCGTCGCCGGGATCTTCGGACTCCTGCTGCTGCTGGGCCTCGTCACCTCACTGGGCGGCGGCGTCCGCTGGGGCCTGCTGAACGAGATCCTGCCGGAGGGCGGCTACCTGCTCGGCCGCTCGGTCTTCAACATGCTGAACGGCATCATGCAGATCACGGGCTTCGCGACGGGCGGTGTCCTCGTCGTCGTCCTCTCCCCGCGCACCACGCTCCTCACGGCCGCCGCCCTCTACCTCACGGGCGCCCTCGCCACCCGCCTCGGCCTCAGCCGCCGCCCGCCGCGCACCTCCGGCCGGCCGTCCGTCGCCCAGACCTGGCGCACGAACGCCGTCCTGTGGTCCTCCGTCCCCCGGCGCCACGTCTACCTGCTCCTGTGGGTCCCCAACGGCCTGATCGTCGGCTGCGAGTCGCTGTACGTCTCGTACGCCCCCGACCGCGCGGGCCTGCTCTTCGCCTTCGCGGCGTTCGGGATGTTCGTCGGCGACGTGACGACGGGACGGCTCCTCACCCCACCGGTGCGGCGGCGCATGGGCGTGCCCCTGCTGCTCCTCCTGGCCACGCCCTACCTGCTCTTCGCCCTCCACCCCGCGGTGGGCGTCGCGGCGGCCTGCGTCGCCGTCGCCTCGATCGGCTTCGGCGCGAGCCTGGTCCAGCAGGAACGCCTGATGTCCCTGACTCCGCCAGAACTCAGCGGTCACGCCCTCGGGTTGCACTCCTCGGGCATGCTCACCATGCAGGGCGTGAGCGCGGCGCTGGCGGGCGCGGTGGCCCAACTGACGTCACCGGGCGCCGCGATGGCGGTCATGGCGGTCACGTCACTTGCGGCGACGGCCGCGTTGTCAGCCGCGGGCAAGCGTGAGGAACGCCGTCCAGGTGGCGGGGGCGAGAGTGAGGGCGGGGCCCTCGATGTTCTTGGAGTCCCGGATGTGGATGGCGCGCGGTGAGGTGGCTACCTCAAGGCACTGACCGCCCTGGTCACTGCTGTAGCTCGACTTGAACCACTGAAGTGCGTTGCTCATTGCTCTCCTAGCAGGCGGTCCAACAGGCTCCTGGTTTCTTGGGGGTTGAGAGCCTGTGTCCGCAGCATCGCATACCTCCGCTCTAGATAAGACACCTCGTCCGGGTCTGCGATCAGCCAACCTCGGCGGGGTGCTTCGGTGTAGGCGATGCGCTGATGGTCGGGGGTCTCGATGAGGGTGAAGGGTCCGGCGAGTCCGGCGAGTCCGGCGTGGAAGTCGCGGCCGACCGGCATGACCTGAAGGGCGACGCCCGGGAGATCGGCCCAGTCGCGTAGGCGGCCTAGCTGCTCGTAGTAGACCTCGTCTCCGCCGAGGCGGTCCATCAGAGCCACCTCGGACACGATGAAGGTGATGGTCGGCGGCACCTTGCGATGCAGGATCTCCTGGCGCTCGATGCGAGCCGCCACGCGCTGCTCCACCTCGTCCTCGGTGAGGGCCGGAACGTCGTTGTGGAAGACCGCACGGGCGTACGCCGAGGTCTGGAGCAGACCTGGCAGCACCTGGTTGTCGTACCAGGAGAGCGCCAGGGCTTCTCGCTCCAGATCTACGTACTCCTCGGCCCACCGAGGAAACAGATCCACCTCCGGCATGTTCTCCACCGCGACCGACAACACCCCTTTGGTGTCCAGCAGTTGATCGAGAAGCGCCGCGAAGTCCTCCTTCAGTGGACGCCTCCCCTGCTCGATGGAGGCAATCGTCTCCTCGTCCACGAGGGCGCGCTCCGCCAGCGATCGCTGGGTGTAACCGGCCGCCCTCCGCAGGGCGGCCACCTGCGCCCCCAGCATCTTCATCGCCGACGCGTTCTTGCGGCGCTTCGCGCCAGTCCCGCTGCTCATGACGTCGAACTCCCCACCCCAGGGCGTACGTTCACCGCAGGGAACCCGTACAACAAATCTGTACGGGTTCGCTCGCTGCTCCATCATGACCACAGAGCGTCACTCTCGCCTCATGAACAGCGAAACGCCACCCCCACGCGAGCGCTTCTACCCGCGGGAACGTCAATCGGTCCCGGCGGCGAGGGAGTTCACGCGCGCGGCGCTGTCCGACTGGGGCGTCCCGACGGGAACGTACGACGACATCCTGCTGTGCGTCAGCGAACTGGCCACGAACGCCTTGCTGCACGGCGTCCCGCCGGGCCGGGGTTTCCAGCTCCGGCTGATCCCGTACGACGGAACGCTCCGCGTCGAGGTGCACGACAGCGGCGGCGGTGAGCCGCGCGTGACCCCGCCGGGCGACGAGCGCGGCCGGGGGCTGCTGCTGGTGTCGCTGCTCGCGGGCAAGTGGGGGGTGGGGGAGCGGGACCCCGGAAAGATCGTGTGGTGCGAGTTCTTCGTGGTCTGAGGGCCCCGCGGGCCGGACGCGGTCAGGCGTCCGGCCCGGGATCGGGTTTCGTGTGGAGGACTTCGCGGGCCTGGCCCGCGGCGCGGGTGATGGTCTCGGAGATGAAGTCGAGGAAGCGGGCGGCGTTCTCCAGGCGGGTGGCGGCCGGGGTGCCCGACTTCAGGACGCCGACGCCCTGCCGCGCGGTGTCGGCGAGCTGAGCGGTGCCACGGGCGCTGGCCATCATCGACTCGTACCAGACGTCGGCGTCGATGATGTAGCGCTCCCGGCGGCGGTCGTCGCGTTCCCGGCGGACGAGACCCTGCTCGTCTAGGAACGCGATCGCCTTGGAGATGGACGCCGGGCTGACCTGGAGACGCTGGACGAGTTCGGCCGCGGTGAGGCTGCCCGTGTCGCTGATGAAGAGGGCGGCCAGCACCCGGGCCATCATCTGGGGCGTCCCCGACTGTATGAAGACGGTGGTGAGCGTCTCCTCGTACTGGCGCACGGCCTCGGCGTCGCGTCCGTAGGCCTGCGGGGGCTCCGCCGCCCCCCGGGGCGAGGCCTGCCGGCGCCGGTGGGTGCGCTGTTCGGTGGCGCGATGGGCCAGGTCGGCGCGGTAGGCGGTGGGGCCGCCGTTGCGCGTCACCTCGCGCGTGATCGTCGAGGTCGGGCGGTCGAGGCCCCTCGCGATCTCGGCGTAGGCGAGGCCGTCGGCCAGCCCCGACGCGATCTGCCGGCGTTCCTGCTGGGTGAGCCTGCCTCCGGGCATCGCGGTCTCCTTCGTGGTTCTCGGATGCCCCCACCATAGCGTTCACTCCCATTCCATTGCAACGTCAAGAGTGGGAGTGTTGCGTTAGATTCCAAGCCAGTGCAACGATTTATTGGCTCTGAGCTGCGGTTATTTAGATTGCTTGCAATATCTCTGTTGCCAGACTCGCGAACGCAACGTAGCTTTTCGCTCATCGAAAACGACGCAGTCAAGGAGCACACCATGCAGAAGTTCGACACCACCGCCCCCGTCACCGCCATCCTCGACATCCCCGCCGGACGCATCCGGCTCATCGCCGCCGACCGGACCGACACCACGGTCGAGGTCCTCCCCGCGGAAGCCTCGAAGGGCCGCGACGTGAAGGCGGCGGAGCAGACCACGGTCGAGTACGCCGACGGCGTCCTGCGGGTCTCGGCCGCACCGGCGAAGAACCGGATCCTCGGCAACTCCGGATCGGTCGAGGTGACCATCCAGGTGCCCACCGGCTCCCGTGTCGAGGGCAAGGCGGGCGCGGCCGAGTTCCGGGCCGTGGGACGGTTCGGCGACATCGCCTTCGAGGGCGCGTACGACTTGATCAAGATCGACGAGGCAGCGAGCGTCCGCCTCACCGCCGTCGCCGGTGACGTCACCGTCGGCCGCCTGGGCGGCCCCGCGGAGATCAGCACCGCCAAGGGCAACATCCGGATCGACGAGGCCGTGCGAGGCACGGTCCTCCTGCGCACGGCGATGGGCGATGTCTCGGTCGGCGCCGCCGCAGGAGTCTCCGCCTCGCTGGACGCCGGCACCGCCTACGGCCGGATCGCCAACTCGCTCAAGAACACCGAAGGCGCCTCCGCCGCCCTGAACATCCACGCGACCACCTCGTACGGCGACGTCACCGCCCGCAGCCTCTGACCATCACCCGCAGCCTGTAGACAAGGACACCCCTCATGACCAACCTGGCCATCGCGGCGAACGGGCTGCGAAAGTCCTACGGCGACAAGGTCGTGCTCGACGGCATCGACCTGGCCGTGCCCGAAGGAACGATCTTCTCCCTGCTCGGTCCGAACGGCGCCGGCAAGACCACGGCCGTGAAGATCCTCTCCACCCTCATCACCGCCGACGCCGGTGACCTGTACGTCGGCGGCCACAACCTGGCCGCCGATCCGCAGGCGGTGCGGGCCGCGATCGGTGTCACCGGTCAGTTCTCCGCCGTGGACGGGTTGATCACCGGTGAGGAGAACATGTTCCTCATGGCGGATCTGCATCACCTGTCCAGGGGGGAGGGGCGGCGGGCCGCTGCCGAGCTCCTGGAGCGTTTCGATCTCGCGGAGGCGGCGAAGAAGCCCGCCTCCACCTACTCCGGGGGCATGAAGCGCCGCCTCGACCTGGCCATGACGCTGGTCGGCGACCCGCGGATCATCTTCCTCGACGAGCCGACCACCGGCCTGGACCCGCGCTCCCGGCACAACATGTGGCAGATCATCCGCGAGCTGGTGTCCGACGGCGTCAGTGTCTTCCTCACCACGCAGTACCTGGAGGAGGCCGACGAACTCGCCGACCGGATCGCGGTGCTGCACGACGGGAAGATCGCCGCCGAGGGCACCGCCGACGAGCTGAAGCGGCTCATCCCGGGCGGGCATGTCCGGCTCCGCTTCACCGACCCGGCCGCCTACCGCCACGCCGCCGCAGCGCTGCGCGAGGTCACTCGGGACGACGAGGCCCTCGCCCTGCAACTGCCCAGTGGCGGCAGCCAGCGCGAGCTGCGCGCGATCCTCGACCGGCTGGACGCCGCCGGCGTCGAGGCGGACGAGCTGACCGTGCACACCCCCGACCTCGACGACGTGTTCTTCGCCCTGACCGCCGACACCCACGTCCCCGCCCAGTCCAAGGAGACCGTCCGATGAGCGCCCTCTCCCTCGCCGTCCGCGACTCGAACACGATGCTGCGCCGCAACCTGCTGCACGCCCGGCGCTATCCGTCCATGACGCTGAATCTGCTGCTCACCCCGGTGATGCTGCTGTTGCTGTTCGTCTACATCTTCGGTGACACGTTCAGTGCCGGTCTCAACGGCGGTCACGCCGACCGGTCCGTCTACATCGCCTATCTCGTTCCGGGCCTGCTGCTGATGACCATCGGTTCCACCACGATCGGTACCGCGGTCTCCGTGTCGATGGACATGACCGAGGGCATCATCGCCCGTTTCCGGACGATGGCCATCCACCGGCCCTCGGTCCTGATCGGGCATGTCATCGGCAGTGTGCTGCAGTGCGTGATGAGCGTGGTCCTGGTCGGCGCGGTCGCGGTGGCCATCGGTTTCCGTTCCACCGACGCCACCGCGCTGGAGTGGCTCGCGGCGTTCGGACTGCTCGTGCTCTTCGCCACGGCGCTGACCTGGATCGCCGTCGGTATGGGTCT
Above is a genomic segment from Streptomyces sp. R21 containing:
- a CDS encoding Scr1 family TA system antitoxin-like transcriptional regulator: MSSGTGAKRRKNASAMKMLGAQVAALRRAAGYTQRSLAERALVDEETIASIEQGRRPLKEDFAALLDQLLDTKGVLSVAVENMPEVDLFPRWAEEYVDLEREALALSWYDNQVLPGLLQTSAYARAVFHNDVPALTEDEVEQRVAARIERQEILHRKVPPTITFIVSEVALMDRLGGDEVYYEQLGRLRDWADLPGVALQVMPVGRDFHAGLAGLAGPFTLIETPDHQRIAYTEAPRRGWLIADPDEVSYLERRYAMLRTQALNPQETRSLLDRLLGEQ
- a CDS encoding MFS transporter: MRSYSDLFRTREFTPFFLASALQGAAQTVGGLALGTLVYEKTGSPLLSALSMFGPSLAQVLGATTLLSAADRLPPRATMTGISLAFAVCTAVMALPGLPVAGIFGLLLLLGLVTSLGGGVRWGLLNEILPEGGYLLGRSVFNMLNGIMQITGFATGGVLVVVLSPRTTLLTAAALYLTGALATRLGLSRRPPRTSGRPSVAQTWRTNAVLWSSVPRRHVYLLLWVPNGLIVGCESLYVSYAPDRAGLLFAFAAFGMFVGDVTTGRLLTPPVRRRMGVPLLLLLATPYLLFALHPAVGVAAACVAVASIGFGASLVQQERLMSLTPPELSGHALGLHSSGMLTMQGVSAALAGAVAQLTSPGAAMAVMAVTSLAATAALSAAGKREERRPGGGGESEGGALDVLGVPDVDGAR
- a CDS encoding ArsR/SmtB family transcription factor, producing MGWWQVNADTLAGSRFVLSPLTETFAALKVLHAGAAGHPGEQAWLDAHLPAYRERLAADPVTALLIRSGLGKEWIADFLTPTPTGEDEDFGTEVARVREASPVEARAHLVLSLRGPLPALLDRDDLPQRAADLLEYVWTDAVRPYWARRRRVLEADIVARTAQLSQGGWAAALDALRPGTRWLGDNRLQINLHEYPPREISGAQLLFVPVTAQRHGWVSWDEGHRYAVVYPCSGVLAQPEPDAVPESLGALLGPARAAVLVLLESPMSTSQLVAVTGQGLGSVGRHLRVLLDARLVQRRRAGRSVLYSRTAAGEVLVKAQGG
- a CDS encoding helix-turn-helix domain-containing protein, whose product is MPGGRLTQQERRQIASGLADGLAYAEIARGLDRPTSTITREVTRNGGPTAYRADLAHRATEQRTHRRRQASPRGAAEPPQAYGRDAEAVRQYEETLTTVFIQSGTPQMMARVLAALFISDTGSLTAAELVQRLQVSPASISKAIAFLDEQGLVRRERDDRRRERYIIDADVWYESMMASARGTAQLADTARQGVGVLKSGTPAATRLENAARFLDFISETITRAAGQAREVLHTKPDPGPDA
- a CDS encoding ABC transporter permease; the encoded protein is MSALSLAVRDSNTMLRRNLLHARRYPSMTLNLLLTPVMLLLLFVYIFGDTFSAGLNGGHADRSVYIAYLVPGLLLMTIGSTTIGTAVSVSMDMTEGIIARFRTMAIHRPSVLIGHVIGSVLQCVMSVVLVGAVAVAIGFRSTDATALEWLAAFGLLVLFATALTWIAVGMGLVSPNPEAASNNAMPLIFLPLISSTFVPVDAMPGWFQPIAEYQPFTPAIETLRGLLLGTGIGHNGWLAVGWCIGLAVLGYFWSTAKFTGDTK
- a CDS encoding ATP-binding protein; its protein translation is MNSETPPPRERFYPRERQSVPAAREFTRAALSDWGVPTGTYDDILLCVSELATNALLHGVPPGRGFQLRLIPYDGTLRVEVHDSGGGEPRVTPPGDERGRGLLLVSLLAGKWGVGERDPGKIVWCEFFVV
- a CDS encoding DUF4097 family beta strand repeat-containing protein; translation: MQKFDTTAPVTAILDIPAGRIRLIAADRTDTTVEVLPAEASKGRDVKAAEQTTVEYADGVLRVSAAPAKNRILGNSGSVEVTIQVPTGSRVEGKAGAAEFRAVGRFGDIAFEGAYDLIKIDEAASVRLTAVAGDVTVGRLGGPAEISTAKGNIRIDEAVRGTVLLRTAMGDVSVGAAAGVSASLDAGTAYGRIANSLKNTEGASAALNIHATTSYGDVTARSL
- a CDS encoding ATP-binding cassette domain-containing protein: MTNLAIAANGLRKSYGDKVVLDGIDLAVPEGTIFSLLGPNGAGKTTAVKILSTLITADAGDLYVGGHNLAADPQAVRAAIGVTGQFSAVDGLITGEENMFLMADLHHLSRGEGRRAAAELLERFDLAEAAKKPASTYSGGMKRRLDLAMTLVGDPRIIFLDEPTTGLDPRSRHNMWQIIRELVSDGVSVFLTTQYLEEADELADRIAVLHDGKIAAEGTADELKRLIPGGHVRLRFTDPAAYRHAAAALREVTRDDEALALQLPSGGSQRELRAILDRLDAAGVEADELTVHTPDLDDVFFALTADTHVPAQSKETVR